In the Methylomonas rhizoryzae genome, one interval contains:
- a CDS encoding ParB/RepB/Spo0J family partition protein, whose product MMQKKRGLGRGLSELLGEAVSAPAPEKPQDVQKLPIEFLQRGRYQPRRDMDPEKLQELSDSIVAQGIIQPIVVRKIEAEKYEIIAGERRWRAAQLAELAEVPVLIKDIDDRSMMAVALIENIQREDLNALEEAEALHRLLDEFELTHQQIAESVGKSRTTVTNLLRLLDLAVEVKTMLSRGQLEMGHARALLGLEESKQIEIAQKAVKQGLTVRAVEKLVKQLHEEKAAATGNKADPDIVRLQQELSARVGAKVEIQHQANGKGKLVVGYTSLEELEGIINKIH is encoded by the coding sequence ATGATGCAAAAAAAACGCGGGTTAGGGCGGGGGTTGAGCGAGTTGTTGGGGGAGGCGGTCTCTGCGCCTGCGCCCGAGAAGCCGCAAGACGTACAAAAGTTGCCTATCGAATTTTTGCAGCGCGGACGCTACCAGCCGCGCAGAGATATGGATCCGGAAAAATTGCAGGAATTATCCGATTCCATTGTGGCGCAAGGGATTATTCAGCCTATCGTGGTGCGCAAAATCGAGGCGGAAAAATACGAAATTATTGCCGGCGAGCGGCGTTGGCGGGCTGCTCAATTGGCCGAATTGGCGGAAGTTCCGGTGTTGATTAAAGACATAGACGACCGCTCGATGATGGCTGTGGCCTTGATCGAAAATATCCAGCGCGAAGACTTAAACGCGTTGGAGGAGGCCGAAGCCTTGCATCGTTTATTGGATGAATTTGAATTGACTCACCAGCAAATCGCCGAATCGGTAGGTAAATCGCGGACAACCGTGACCAATTTGTTGCGCTTGTTGGATCTGGCTGTCGAAGTAAAAACCATGCTTAGCCGAGGTCAGTTGGAAATGGGGCATGCTAGGGCCTTGTTGGGCTTGGAAGAGAGCAAGCAAATCGAGATTGCCCAAAAGGCGGTCAAACAAGGTCTGACTGTTAGGGCGGTTGAAAAGCTGGTCAAGCAATTGCACGAAGAGAAGGCGGCGGCAACCGGGAACAAAGCCGATCCGGATATCGTGCGGCTACAGCAAGAATTAAGCGCGCGAGTAGGTGCGAAAGTGGAAATTCAGCATCAAGCCAACGGCAAAGGCAAGTTGGTGGTGGGTTATACCTCCTTGGAGGAGCTCGAAGGGATTATCAATAAAATTCATTAG
- a CDS encoding ATP synthase subunit I: MVVENRFSTIGKIIYAQILMATIVASGFLVIGDWKSALSPLIGGAIAIVPNSYFALKVYLARQGEASGILQAFYAGETIKLILTAALFAVAVRLPWVDFPTLLAGYIAVLSVFGFALFYWRD; encoded by the coding sequence ATGGTAGTTGAAAATCGGTTTTCTACAATCGGCAAAATCATATATGCGCAAATCCTGATGGCTACCATAGTGGCGTCAGGATTTTTAGTGATAGGCGATTGGAAATCGGCATTGTCTCCGTTGATTGGGGGGGCGATTGCTATAGTGCCTAACTCCTATTTCGCACTTAAGGTCTATCTTGCCAGGCAGGGCGAAGCGTCCGGTATTCTTCAGGCTTTTTATGCCGGCGAAACAATCAAATTGATATTGACTGCCGCGCTGTTTGCGGTCGCTGTGCGGTTGCCCTGGGTGGATTTTCCGACTCTGCTGGCAGGCTATATAGCCGTATTATCTGTTTTTGGATTCGCGTTATTTTACTGGCGCGATTGA
- the atpB gene encoding F0F1 ATP synthase subunit A, whose amino-acid sequence MASEGGATGYIVHHLTPLSVGEGFWTLHLDTLFYSTVLGGLFIWFFKSVAERATAGVPGMAQNFAEMIVEFVDTQVKDTFHGRSELIAPLALTIFCWVFLWNAMDMLPVDLLPMIGGLMGMEYMRVVPSTDLNGTFALSISVFLLIFFYSIKVKGWWGFAKEMTCTPFGPKMLPFNLLLKTVEELAKPISLGLRLFGNLYAGELVFILIALLPPIVQPLLGFPWAVFHILVITLQAFIFMVLTIVYLSLACEDH is encoded by the coding sequence ATGGCTAGTGAAGGTGGTGCTACCGGTTATATTGTCCATCATTTAACTCCGCTGTCGGTTGGCGAGGGGTTTTGGACTTTACACTTGGATACCCTGTTTTATTCCACTGTACTAGGTGGTTTGTTTATTTGGTTCTTCAAATCGGTTGCTGAAAGAGCTACCGCCGGAGTGCCTGGGATGGCGCAAAATTTTGCCGAGATGATCGTCGAATTCGTCGATACACAAGTCAAAGACACTTTTCACGGACGTAGCGAATTGATCGCACCTTTAGCGCTGACCATCTTTTGCTGGGTATTTCTGTGGAATGCGATGGACATGTTGCCGGTCGATTTATTGCCGATGATAGGCGGCTTAATGGGCATGGAATACATGCGCGTGGTCCCCAGTACCGATTTGAACGGTACGTTTGCATTGTCTATCAGCGTGTTTTTGTTGATTTTCTTTTACAGCATCAAAGTCAAAGGATGGTGGGGGTTTGCCAAGGAGATGACGTGCACCCCATTCGGCCCCAAAATGCTGCCCTTCAATTTGTTGTTAAAAACAGTTGAAGAATTGGCTAAACCGATTTCTTTGGGACTACGGTTATTCGGAAACCTGTATGCCGGCGAATTGGTATTCATCTTGATTGCCTTGTTGCCGCCCATCGTGCAACCGTTGTTGGGTTTCCCCTGGGCCGTTTTCCATATTTTGGTCATTACGCTGCAAGCTTTCATTTTCATGGTGTTGACCATCGTCTATCTCAGCTTGGCCTGCGAAGATCATTAA
- the atpE gene encoding F0F1 ATP synthase subunit C, whose product MELATLIANIQGSTVIAVGIILGLGAIGTAIGFGLLGGKFLEGAARQPELVPMLQVKMFIIAGLLDAVTMIGVGLALMLTFANPFLSAVQSVAG is encoded by the coding sequence ATGGAACTCGCTACTTTAATCGCCAACATTCAAGGCTCTACCGTTATTGCTGTCGGCATTATTTTGGGCTTGGGCGCTATCGGTACCGCTATCGGTTTCGGTTTGTTGGGCGGTAAATTCTTGGAAGGCGCTGCTCGCCAACCGGAATTGGTTCCTATGTTACAGGTCAAAATGTTCATCATTGCCGGTTTGCTTGACGCGGTAACCATGATCGGCGTTGGTTTGGCCTTGATGTTGACTTTCGCCAATCCGTTCTTGTCTGCTGTTCAGTCTGTTGCGGGCTAA
- a CDS encoding F0F1 ATP synthase subunit B: MSINATLIGQMITFTLLVWFTMKYVWPPIIAALEERKVKIAEGLAAAERGQEEIKLAEKKAVTVLKDAKDQASEIIASAQKRANELVEESKLQAEKEGERLLEAARAQIEQEALQARENLRKEVAALALRAAEQILKEEIDKAKHQDLLNRTAEQLG; this comes from the coding sequence ATGAGTATCAATGCTACTCTGATCGGGCAGATGATCACCTTCACGCTTTTGGTGTGGTTCACCATGAAGTATGTTTGGCCGCCGATCATCGCTGCCTTGGAAGAGCGAAAAGTCAAAATCGCCGAAGGCTTGGCCGCGGCGGAACGAGGCCAGGAAGAAATCAAACTGGCTGAGAAAAAAGCCGTTACCGTTCTTAAAGATGCTAAAGATCAGGCGTCTGAAATCATTGCTTCTGCGCAAAAACGCGCCAATGAACTGGTAGAAGAATCTAAATTGCAAGCCGAAAAAGAAGGCGAACGTTTGTTGGAGGCTGCCAGAGCGCAAATCGAACAAGAAGCGTTGCAAGCTAGAGAAAATCTACGCAAAGAAGTCGCTGCGCTGGCTCTGCGTGCTGCAGAACAGATTTTGAAAGAAGAAATCGACAAAGCCAAGCATCAGGATCTTTTGAATAGAACTGCGGAACAATTAGGGTAA
- a CDS encoding F0F1 ATP synthase subunit delta, whose protein sequence is MTELATLARPYAAAAFDRAKESGATEQWAQALQFLALVLEDPNMTGIVSNPRVGADKLLQLLLDICQDQVAEEVKNLLKLLVQNGKLKLLPTISKLYEECKANDEGYVNVDLFSAYALTKTEQNKYVAMLEKQLRKKVNATVHVDKTLIGGILAKAGDKVLDGSVSGQLQQLAKRL, encoded by the coding sequence ATGACTGAATTAGCGACACTAGCTCGTCCCTACGCAGCGGCCGCATTCGATCGAGCGAAAGAAAGCGGCGCGACTGAGCAATGGGCGCAAGCACTGCAGTTTTTGGCGTTAGTGCTCGAAGATCCTAATATGACGGGTATCGTCAGTAATCCACGGGTCGGAGCCGACAAACTTTTACAACTACTTTTGGATATTTGCCAGGACCAAGTTGCTGAAGAAGTAAAAAATCTTCTGAAGTTACTGGTGCAAAACGGCAAATTGAAATTGCTGCCAACCATATCCAAGTTGTACGAGGAATGCAAAGCCAACGACGAAGGCTACGTTAATGTCGATCTTTTCAGTGCCTATGCCCTAACCAAGACCGAACAAAATAAATATGTCGCCATGCTGGAAAAACAGCTCCGCAAAAAAGTAAACGCTACGGTGCATGTCGATAAAACCTTGATCGGCGGCATTTTAGCCAAAGCGGGCGATAAGGTATTGGACGGTTCGGTCAGCGGCCAGCTTCAACAATTAGCCAAAAGGCTCTAA
- the atpA gene encoding F0F1 ATP synthase subunit alpha, with protein sequence MQLNPSEISDLIKKKIENFDAQLEAHSEGTVVSVTDGIVRVHGLSDAMQGEMLEFPGGSYGMALNLERDSVGVVMLGAYQHISEGDTVKCTGRILEVPVGDALLGRVVDALGNPIDGKGPIDTDLTSPIEKIAPGVIARQSVDQPVQTGLKPIDSMIPIGRGQRELIIGDRQTGKTAIAIDAIINQKGTGIKCIYVAIGQKRSSIANVVRKLEEHGAMDHTIIVVASASESAALQFIAPYTGCSMGEYFRDKGEDALIIYDDLTKQAWAYRQISLLLRRPPGREAYPGDVFYIHSRLLERAARINADEVEKLTGGKVKGKTGSLTALPIIETQGGDVSAFVPTNVISITDGQIFLETGLFNSGIRPAVNAGLSVSRVGGAAQTKIIKKLGGGIRLDLAQFRELAAFAQFASDLDESTRKQIERGQRVTELMKQHQYAPMSVAEMAVSLYAANAGFLDSIEVKKVRDFEAALMSFMKAEEAELMAKINEKGDYNDDIQKGMHAAIERFVKTSSW encoded by the coding sequence ATGCAATTAAATCCATCTGAAATAAGTGATCTGATCAAGAAGAAGATCGAGAATTTCGACGCCCAATTGGAGGCGCATTCGGAAGGTACCGTAGTTAGCGTAACCGACGGTATCGTTCGTGTACATGGTTTGTCGGACGCCATGCAGGGCGAGATGCTGGAATTTCCTGGCGGTTCTTACGGCATGGCATTGAACCTGGAAAGAGACTCCGTCGGTGTGGTCATGTTGGGCGCATACCAACATATTTCCGAGGGCGATACGGTCAAATGTACCGGCCGCATTTTGGAAGTGCCGGTTGGCGATGCTCTGCTCGGCCGCGTAGTCGATGCCTTGGGTAATCCTATCGACGGCAAAGGTCCCATCGACACCGATTTGACGTCTCCGATCGAAAAGATTGCACCAGGCGTTATTGCCCGCCAATCGGTAGACCAACCGGTACAAACCGGTTTGAAGCCTATCGATTCCATGATTCCTATCGGCCGCGGCCAACGGGAGTTGATCATTGGCGACCGCCAAACCGGTAAAACCGCGATTGCGATCGATGCGATCATCAACCAAAAAGGCACCGGAATTAAATGCATTTATGTGGCGATCGGTCAAAAACGCTCGTCGATTGCTAACGTAGTCCGCAAATTGGAAGAACACGGCGCGATGGATCACACCATCATCGTCGTTGCATCGGCTTCCGAATCCGCCGCGTTGCAATTTATCGCGCCTTACACCGGTTGCTCTATGGGCGAATATTTTCGCGACAAAGGTGAAGATGCGCTGATTATTTATGACGATTTGACCAAACAAGCCTGGGCTTATCGGCAAATTTCCTTGCTGCTGCGCCGCCCTCCGGGCCGCGAAGCTTACCCCGGCGACGTGTTCTACATTCACTCGCGCTTGCTGGAACGCGCCGCACGTATCAATGCCGATGAAGTCGAGAAATTGACCGGCGGCAAAGTCAAAGGCAAAACCGGTTCGTTGACTGCGCTACCGATTATCGAAACTCAAGGCGGCGACGTGTCCGCGTTCGTACCGACCAATGTGATTTCGATCACCGACGGCCAGATATTCCTGGAAACCGGTTTGTTCAACTCCGGTATTCGTCCTGCAGTTAACGCCGGCTTGTCGGTATCGCGGGTTGGCGGCGCGGCGCAAACCAAGATCATCAAAAAGCTGGGCGGCGGTATTCGTCTGGACTTGGCGCAATTCAGAGAATTGGCGGCCTTCGCTCAGTTTGCTTCGGATTTGGACGAAAGCACTCGAAAACAAATCGAGCGTGGTCAGCGAGTCACTGAATTGATGAAGCAGCACCAATACGCGCCGATGTCAGTCGCGGAAATGGCGGTATCGCTTTACGCTGCAAACGCCGGTTTCCTGGATAGTATCGAAGTCAAAAAAGTGCGCGATTTCGAAGCGGCATTAATGTCATTCATGAAAGCCGAAGAAGCCGAACTGATGGCCAAGATCAACGAGAAAGGCGACTACAACGACGACATTCAAAAAGGCATGCATGCCGCTATTGAACGCTTCGTCAAAACGAGTAGCTGGTAA
- the atpG gene encoding F0F1 ATP synthase subunit gamma, which translates to MAVGKEIRSKIASIKNTQKITRAMEMVAASKMRKTKDRMQATRPYSKKISQIINHLAHANPEYKHPYMLEREVKRVGVIVVSSDRGLCGGLNANLFRSVLNHMQQWNAQNLEIDVCVIGSKAAQFFSGINARIIGQVVKLGDTPHQIDIVGVIKVMLDAYETGAIDQLYVFNNEFVNTMTQKPVRTQLLPVIAGDLEDDLKGIWDYLYEPGAKEVLDHLLQRYVESIVYQGVVENNACEQAARMVAMKSASDNAGNIIKELQLVYNKARQAAITQEISEIVAGAAAV; encoded by the coding sequence ATGGCTGTTGGCAAAGAAATACGTAGCAAGATTGCGAGTATCAAAAATACTCAAAAGATCACCCGCGCCATGGAAATGGTGGCCGCGAGTAAAATGCGTAAAACTAAGGATCGCATGCAGGCCACTCGCCCATATTCCAAAAAAATTAGTCAGATCATCAACCATCTGGCGCACGCCAATCCGGAATACAAACATCCTTACATGCTGGAACGTGAGGTTAAAAGGGTCGGAGTTATTGTGGTCAGTTCGGATAGGGGGTTGTGCGGCGGTTTGAACGCCAACCTGTTTCGTTCCGTGCTGAATCATATGCAGCAGTGGAATGCGCAAAACCTCGAAATCGACGTTTGTGTGATCGGCAGCAAGGCGGCCCAATTTTTCAGCGGCATCAACGCGCGGATAATAGGCCAAGTCGTCAAATTGGGCGATACGCCGCACCAAATCGACATCGTCGGCGTTATTAAAGTGATGCTGGACGCTTACGAGACTGGTGCTATCGATCAGCTGTACGTGTTCAATAACGAATTCGTGAACACGATGACGCAAAAACCGGTTAGAACTCAGCTGTTGCCGGTAATCGCCGGCGATCTGGAAGACGATTTGAAAGGAATCTGGGACTATCTGTACGAGCCGGGCGCTAAAGAGGTGCTTGATCATTTGCTGCAGCGTTATGTGGAATCCATCGTTTATCAAGGCGTAGTCGAAAACAATGCTTGCGAGCAGGCGGCGCGTATGGTGGCCATGAAAAGTGCATCCGATAACGCCGGAAACATCATTAAAGAGTTGCAGCTGGTCTACAACAAAGCCAGACAGGCGGCCATTACGCAGGAAATCTCGGAAATCGTCGCCGGTGCCGCAGCCGTTTAA
- the atpD gene encoding F0F1 ATP synthase subunit beta has product MSLGKIVQIIGAVVDVEFPRESMPKVYDALNVAGGLVLEVQQQLGDGVVRTIAMGSTDGLSRGVDVSNTGDAIKVPVGKATLGRIMNVLGDAIDEKGPIGEEDKWTIHRSAPSYDEQAPANELLETGIKVIDLVCPFAKGGKVGLFGGAGVGKTVNMMELIRNIAIEHSGYSVFAGVGERTREGNDFYHEMTDSNVIDKVSLVYGQMNEPPGNRLRVALTGLTMAEYFRDEGRDVLFFVDNIYRYTLAGTEVSALLGRMPSAVGYQPTLAEEMGVLQERITSTKTGSITSIQAVYVPADDLTDPSPATTFAHLDATVVLSRQIAELGIYPAIDPLDSTSRQLDPLVIGQEHYDTARSVQGILQRYKELRDIIAILGMDELSEEDKLTVARARKIQRFLSQPFFVAEVFTGSPGKYVSLKDTIAGFRGIISGEYDHLPEQAFYMVGTIDEAIEKAKNM; this is encoded by the coding sequence ATGAGTTTGGGTAAAATCGTTCAGATTATCGGGGCGGTCGTAGACGTCGAGTTTCCGCGTGAAAGTATGCCTAAGGTATACGACGCACTGAACGTCGCGGGCGGTCTGGTCCTGGAAGTTCAGCAACAATTGGGTGACGGCGTGGTGCGTACCATTGCGATGGGCTCTACCGACGGCTTGAGCCGCGGCGTAGACGTCAGCAACACTGGCGATGCCATTAAAGTACCGGTCGGTAAAGCCACTTTGGGCCGTATCATGAATGTGCTGGGCGACGCCATCGACGAAAAAGGCCCGATAGGCGAAGAAGACAAGTGGACGATACACCGTAGTGCGCCATCCTACGACGAACAAGCTCCGGCCAACGAATTGTTGGAAACCGGCATCAAGGTTATAGACTTGGTTTGCCCGTTCGCCAAAGGCGGCAAAGTCGGCCTGTTCGGCGGTGCCGGCGTAGGTAAAACTGTCAACATGATGGAATTGATCCGCAACATCGCGATCGAGCACAGCGGTTACTCGGTGTTCGCCGGCGTGGGCGAGCGTACTCGCGAAGGTAACGACTTCTACCACGAAATGACCGATTCCAACGTTATCGACAAAGTATCGCTGGTGTACGGACAGATGAACGAGCCGCCCGGCAACCGTCTGCGCGTAGCGTTGACCGGTCTGACCATGGCCGAATACTTCCGCGACGAAGGTCGCGACGTATTGTTTTTCGTCGATAACATTTACCGTTATACCCTGGCCGGTACCGAAGTATCGGCGCTGTTGGGCCGGATGCCGTCCGCGGTAGGTTACCAACCGACATTGGCGGAAGAGATGGGGGTACTGCAAGAGCGGATTACTTCAACCAAAACCGGTTCCATTACTTCTATCCAGGCGGTATACGTACCGGCCGACGACTTGACCGACCCATCGCCTGCTACCACTTTCGCTCACTTGGACGCGACGGTGGTGTTGTCACGGCAAATCGCCGAGTTGGGGATTTATCCGGCGATTGATCCTTTGGATTCCACCAGCCGCCAGCTGGACCCTTTGGTGATCGGACAAGAGCATTACGACACCGCCCGTTCGGTACAAGGTATTTTGCAGCGCTACAAAGAACTGCGCGACATCATCGCCATCCTGGGTATGGACGAATTGTCGGAAGAAGACAAATTGACCGTAGCCCGCGCGCGTAAAATCCAACGTTTCTTGTCGCAACCCTTCTTCGTCGCCGAGGTATTTACCGGTTCTCCCGGCAAGTACGTGTCTTTGAAAGACACCATCGCCGGTTTTAGGGGAATCATCAGCGGCGAATATGACCACTTGCCCGAGCAAGCGTTCTATATGGTCGGCACCATAGACGAAGCGATTGAAAAAGCCAAAAACATGTAG
- a CDS encoding F0F1 ATP synthase subunit epsilon has protein sequence MVMTIHVDIVSAEQEVYSGLAEMLFAPAELGEVGIAPRHAPLITRLKPGEVRVKISDKESQEFFVSGGLLEVQPHVVTVLADTAIRARDIDEAQALQAKARAEEMLSDKSGKIDYAIAQAQLAEAVMQLKTLERLRKRGS, from the coding sequence ATGGTAATGACCATTCACGTCGACATCGTCAGCGCCGAGCAGGAAGTGTATTCCGGTTTGGCGGAGATGCTGTTCGCCCCTGCTGAATTGGGCGAAGTGGGTATCGCGCCCCGCCACGCGCCGTTGATCACCCGTTTAAAGCCGGGAGAGGTGCGGGTGAAAATCAGCGATAAGGAGAGCCAAGAGTTTTTCGTATCGGGCGGTTTATTGGAAGTGCAACCGCATGTGGTGACCGTGTTGGCGGATACCGCCATTCGCGCCCGCGACATCGACGAAGCCCAAGCTTTGCAGGCTAAAGCGCGTGCCGAGGAGATGTTAAGCGACAAGTCCGGCAAGATAGACTATGCTATTGCCCAGGCGCAACTGGCGGAAGCCGTGATGCAGTTGAAAACCTTGGAACGCTTGAGAAAACGCGGTTCGTAA
- the glmU gene encoding bifunctional UDP-N-acetylglucosamine diphosphorylase/glucosamine-1-phosphate N-acetyltransferase GlmU, protein MPIKTIILAAGQGTRMRSALPKVLHRIANKPLLEHVYDTSLAIPENSVYIVYGHGGDIVKQQLAHLDAVWIEQKQQLGTGHAVQQAIGYVEDADTVLILYGDVPLLKAQTVQNLLKNVSVTSLALLTVTLQDPTGYGRIVRDKDHAVIKIVEQKDANEVELQIGEGNTGILACKGKQLKQWLSGLSNSNAQGEYYLTDVIEMAVDDGLTIETSQAGTTDEVLGVNNRQQLAHLERVYQQEQADRLMLSGVTLRDPNRFDLRGELVEIGQDVDIDVNVIFEGVCRIGSNVKIGPNCLIKNAEIGDDVEVLANCVIEDAHIGSGCRIGPFARLRPDSQLADHVHIGNFVEVKKSSVGSGSKVNHLSYIGDSEIGAKVNVGAGTITCNYDGVNKFKTVIEDGAFIGSDTQLVAPVKVGKNATIGAGSTITRDAPAEQLTLSRSKQFTVAGWQRPVKKEK, encoded by the coding sequence ATGCCTATCAAAACCATTATCCTCGCTGCAGGGCAAGGCACCCGCATGCGCTCGGCATTGCCGAAAGTCTTGCACCGGATTGCCAATAAGCCGTTGTTGGAGCACGTTTACGACACTAGCCTAGCCATTCCGGAAAATTCCGTATACATCGTCTACGGTCATGGCGGCGATATCGTCAAGCAACAGCTTGCGCATCTGGATGCCGTCTGGATCGAACAAAAACAACAATTGGGGACCGGTCATGCGGTTCAACAGGCTATCGGTTACGTGGAAGACGCCGATACCGTTTTGATTTTGTATGGCGATGTGCCGCTGTTAAAAGCCCAAACCGTGCAAAATCTGCTGAAAAATGTCAGTGTCACGTCGCTGGCGTTGCTAACGGTCACGTTGCAAGATCCAACCGGTTACGGGCGTATCGTGCGCGATAAAGATCACGCCGTGATCAAAATCGTCGAACAAAAAGATGCCAACGAAGTGGAACTGCAGATTGGCGAGGGTAACACCGGCATTCTGGCCTGTAAAGGTAAGCAATTGAAGCAGTGGTTATCCGGCTTGAGCAACAGCAATGCCCAGGGCGAATATTATTTGACCGACGTGATCGAAATGGCGGTTGACGACGGTTTGACCATAGAAACCAGTCAGGCCGGCACGACGGACGAGGTGTTGGGCGTCAATAATCGCCAGCAACTCGCGCATTTGGAACGGGTATATCAACAAGAACAGGCGGATAGGCTAATGTTGTCCGGCGTTACCTTGCGGGATCCTAACCGATTCGATTTGCGTGGAGAGTTGGTCGAAATAGGGCAGGATGTCGACATAGACGTGAACGTCATATTCGAAGGCGTGTGTCGAATTGGTTCTAACGTGAAAATCGGCCCGAATTGTTTGATCAAAAATGCAGAAATCGGCGACGATGTCGAAGTTTTAGCCAATTGCGTCATCGAAGACGCGCACATCGGTAGCGGTTGCCGTATAGGCCCGTTTGCCCGATTGCGGCCGGACAGCCAACTGGCCGATCACGTTCACATCGGTAATTTCGTGGAAGTAAAAAAATCCAGCGTAGGTAGCGGCAGCAAGGTTAATCACCTAAGTTACATAGGCGACAGCGAAATCGGTGCCAAAGTGAACGTAGGCGCTGGTACCATTACCTGCAACTACGACGGCGTCAATAAATTCAAAACCGTTATCGAAGACGGCGCCTTCATCGGTTCAGACACCCAGCTGGTGGCCCCGGTTAAAGTGGGGAAAAACGCGACCATAGGTGCCGGCTCGACGATCACTCGCGATGCGCCGGCAGAGCAACTGACTTTGAGTCGATCCAAGCAATTTACGGTTGCCGGTTGGCAGCGTCCCGTTAAAAAGGAGAAATGA